The following proteins are encoded in a genomic region of Corylus avellana chromosome ca4, CavTom2PMs-1.0:
- the LOC132178466 gene encoding very-long-chain 3-oxoacyl-CoA reductase 1-like, whose translation MELQDLILQLLHCIPFWIRSVQRFIMHGLPEPLLNWCIFEFFLNIILETKSIVIDFAKSSGEEICKMIEGGIRGLDVGILVNNAGMAYPYVMYFHEVELEVMESLVKVNLDAATWVTRAVLPGMLEKKKGAIINIGSATSLFSYPLGAVYAATKAYLAMFSRCVGLEYRQQGIDIQCQIPLFVATKMVKGLKASPMLVPSPEMYSKASIRWIGYEHICVPYWMHSVQWFIMHGLPDALLDWCVFHYFLNVGKKRLKKLMMMAGGCMKQAKLFDVTV comes from the exons atgGAGTTGCAAGATTTGATCCTGCAACTACTTCATTGTATACCATTTTGGATCCGTTCTGTGCAGCGGTTTATAATGCATGGATTGCCGGAGCCATTACTGAATTGGTGCATTTTCGAGTTCTTTCTCAACATCATCC TAGAAACAAAGAGTATTGTCATAGACTTCGCCAAATCCAGCGGAGAGGAGATTTGTAAGATGATCGAGGGAGGAATAAGAGGGTTAGATGTTGGGATTTTGGTAAATAACGCAGGGATGGCTTACCCTTATGTAATGTATTTTCATGAGGTTGAGTTAGAGGTGATGGAGAGCCTTGTGAAGGTGAACTTAGATGCTGCCACTTGGGTCACCAGGGCTGTGCTTCCTGGCATgctggagaagaagaaaggagcAATAATCAACATTGGCTCCGCTACCTCCTTGTTCTCTTACCCTTTAGGCGCCGTTTATGCTGCAACCAAAGC GTACCTTGCAATGTTCTCAAGATGCGTTGGTTTGGAATACAGGCAACAAGGAATAGACATTCAGTGTCAg ATTCCACTGTTTGTGGCAACAAAGATGGTAAAGGGTTTGAAGGCGTCTCCGATGTTGGTGCCATCACCGGAGATGTATAGCAAAGCAAGCATACGATGGATTGGATATGAGCATATCTGTGTACCATACTGGATGCATTCTGTGCAGTGGTTTATAATGCATGGATTGCCAGATGCATTACTGGATTGGTGCGTTTTCCATTACTTTCTCAACGTGGGtaagaaaagattgaaaaagTTGATGATGATGGCCGGGGGGTGCATGAAGCAGGCAAAACTTTTTGATGTCACAGTGTGA
- the LOC132179157 gene encoding very-long-chain 3-oxoacyl-CoA reductase 1-like, whose amino-acid sequence MELQDLILIAATSLGLLSLCKASINFLKWVWVMFFRPSKNLKEYGSWAMITGSTDGIGKALAFELGSKGFNLLLVGRSPSKLEATSKEINEKYGGKVETKSIVIDFAKSSGEEICKMIEGGIRGLDVGILVNNAGMAYPYVMFFHEVELELMESLVKVNIDAATWVTRAVLPGMLKKKKGAIINIGSASSLSSYPLGVVYGATKAYLAMFSRCIGLEYRQQGIDIQCQIPLYVATKMIRGLKASRILVPSPEMYSKASLRWIGYEHICIPYWIHSVQWFVMHGLPEALLNWCIFEYFLSVRKRILLKKMKRVKQ is encoded by the exons ATGGAGTTGCAAGATTTGATCCTGATAGCAGCAACTTCTTTAGGCTTACTCTCTCTTTGTAAAGCCTCGATCAATTTTCTGAAATGGGTGTGGGTTATGTTCTTTCGGCCTTCAAAGAATCTCAAGGAGTATGGCTCATGGGCGATGATAACCGGCTCCACCGATGGAATTGGGAAAGCCCTTGCATTTGAATTGGGATCAAAGGGTTTTAACCTACTCTTAGTTGGTCGCAGCCCTTCAAAACTTGAAGCTACATCAAAGGAGATAAACGAAAAATATGGCGGAAAAGTAGAAACAAAGAGTATTGTTATAGACTTCGCCAAATCCAGCGGAGAGGAAATATGTAAGATGATCGAGGGAGGAATAAGAGGGTTAGATGTTGGGATTTTGGTAAACAACGCTGGGATGGCTTACCCTTATGTGATGTTTTTCCATGAGGTTGAGTTAGAGCTGATGGAGAGCCTTGTGAAGGTGAACATAGATGCTGCCACTTGGGTCACCAGGGCTGTGCTTCCTGGTatgctgaagaagaagaaaggagcaATCATCAACATTGGCTCCGCTTCCTCCTTGTCCTCTTATCCTTTAGGCGTTGTTTATGGTGCGACTAAAGC GTATCTTGCAATGTTCTCAAGATGCATCGGTTTGGAATACAGGCAACAAGGAATAGATATTCAGTGCCAG attCCACTATATGTGGCAACAAAGATGATAAGAGGTTTGAAGGCATCTCGTATCTTGGTTCCATCACCGGAGATGTATAGCAAAGCAAGCTTACGATGGATCGGTTATGAGCATATCTGCATACCATACTGGATCCATTCTGTGCAGTGGTTTGTAATGCATGGATTGCCAGAGGCATTACTGAATTGGTGCATTTTCGAGTACTTTCTCAGCGTGCGAAAAAGAATAttattgaagaagatgaagagggTGAAGCagtga